The proteins below come from a single Pradoshia eiseniae genomic window:
- a CDS encoding TrkH family potassium uptake protein produces the protein MPQSKSSIHSFRQIFFLYIGFIIVFACLYLLPVSKTGDLSVIDSLFLSTSALSVTGLSTIDIGAELTRVGQSILMVEMQLGGIGVVVLISYLFLMMDKRITVSSMLLLSKDQNQYKLSSITSLALSVLIIASIVETICFIILFGEIRPRYDNYGDAVFVTAFHSVASFTNSGFDLFGDSLVSFKHNNLFLITTAITIFLGSLGYPTMMEYILSFRKRKTLFTRINIRMHLLLLFAGTVLYLLFESTNVLRELNLWDKLTNAFFFSATSRNGGLTTLDVSSLSITTVLCLMFLMFIGGASSSTGGGIRLTTAAVLLAKIGSVAKSRKEVVIMRKTITQDTIDKSFMIFFTFITLFFISTILLTIWQPQDLEPIMFEVLSALTNTGLSFGITNELAIPSKTILILLMIIGRIGIFSFIYTIFKVEKAKARYLKEDLAVG, from the coding sequence ATGCCGCAAAGCAAATCTTCTATCCACTCATTTAGGCAGATCTTCTTTTTGTACATAGGCTTTATCATCGTATTCGCCTGTTTGTATCTGCTCCCTGTGTCAAAGACCGGGGATTTATCAGTGATTGATTCGTTATTCTTATCGACGAGCGCCTTGAGTGTGACCGGCTTAAGTACCATTGATATTGGTGCAGAGCTAACGAGAGTCGGCCAATCTATATTAATGGTAGAGATGCAGCTCGGAGGAATCGGAGTCGTCGTCCTCATCAGTTATCTTTTCTTGATGATGGACAAACGTATTACGGTTTCAAGCATGCTTCTCTTATCCAAGGACCAGAATCAGTACAAGTTAAGCTCCATTACATCCCTTGCGCTTTCAGTCTTGATTATCGCATCGATTGTGGAAACCATCTGTTTTATCATTCTTTTCGGTGAAATACGACCGCGCTATGATAATTACGGTGATGCTGTGTTTGTGACCGCCTTTCACTCGGTAGCAAGCTTTACGAATTCCGGGTTTGATCTCTTTGGGGACAGCTTGGTCTCATTTAAGCATAATAATCTGTTCCTCATCACAACAGCCATCACGATATTCTTAGGGAGCCTTGGTTATCCGACGATGATGGAATATATCCTTTCATTCAGAAAAAGAAAGACCTTGTTTACACGCATTAATATTCGCATGCATCTTCTGCTTTTATTTGCGGGTACAGTCCTTTATCTCCTGTTTGAGTCCACGAATGTACTTAGAGAACTGAACTTATGGGACAAGCTGACCAATGCTTTCTTCTTTTCAGCAACATCGAGAAATGGGGGCTTGACCACCCTTGATGTGTCTAGCTTATCCATTACGACCGTCCTTTGCCTAATGTTCCTCATGTTCATCGGCGGAGCTTCCTCCAGTACCGGGGGCGGGATTCGGCTGACGACCGCCGCTGTCTTATTAGCGAAGATTGGATCGGTAGCCAAATCTCGCAAGGAAGTAGTGATTATGAGAAAGACGATCACACAGGATACGATTGATAAGTCGTTTATGATTTTCTTTACCTTTATTACGCTCTTTTTCATTTCAACTATCTTACTGACGATCTGGCAGCCGCAGGATCTTGAACCAATCATGTTCGAGGTTCTCTCAGCATTGACGAATACAGGGTTGTCTTTCGGAATTACCAATGAATTGGCCATACCCTCCAAAACCATACTAATATTGCTGATGATCATTGGACGCATTGGTATTTTCAGTTTCATCTATACTATTTTCAAAGTTGAAAAAGCAAAAGCCAGATATTTAAAAGAGGACTTAGCTGTAGGCTAA
- a CDS encoding DUF378 domain-containing protein — MNVVQKIALVLTIIGAINWGLVGFFQFDLVAALFGGQDAILSRIVYALVGIAGLINLGLLFAPTKETRVD; from the coding sequence ATGAATGTCGTTCAAAAAATTGCACTTGTACTAACTATTATCGGAGCAATCAATTGGGGATTAGTCGGCTTCTTCCAATTTGACCTTGTTGCAGCATTATTCGGCGGCCAGGATGCCATCCTATCCCGCATTGTCTATGCTTTAGTCGGTATAGCTGGTTTGATTAATCTTGGGCTATTGTTTGCGCCAACAAAAGAAACAAGAGTAGATTAA
- a CDS encoding glycosyl hydrolase family 28-related protein, protein MLNLSRNHDSKKNEQLLSKWLPKGRTMLSLAVEAEQVLKETIRQNERKKRTPSLTNRYAYFFPRLFLTTKKAPDSNYLPALKEGTLYPEWKDELDSEYDVLNKAINKQVNVLDYGAVGDGRTDCTKAFTKAVGNGRRMVFVPEGTFVVKGIRLPSLTCFIGEGRGKSIIKLSEKAGISATLLTNANPIRGNHHILVQGLTLDWNAARLPEGQKTSAGNNRSSCLTYAHVTYGWIRDVEAVNAGLHAFDLSSSFYTYFGDGTWSRGPSRFIWVDHVTGHGFGDDGVTTHHSSHLLITNSHMCFPSGRAHQQGFSNSNGFEVDDGSNDVWLIHNSSSHCFGGVEIKAHATASAASNVHIYGHLSVHDNRSFNFRHIGHHLHTDPDSLSAFNISAVNLVSLAPVYTDLYKGSAPRCLVVSAYQNVVINQLTMIGDPDYDYQGEPAAALQYKSRFITLRHISARHFKSAGADIKIFGGNQPADNIQLEGLQFNDSAPIGIDIGPNVKNIAISSLLAAREKGVAAIRAAGHSVHLSNIETTGYQSSIKYAGKTNHLS, encoded by the coding sequence ATGCTGAACTTATCGAGAAATCATGATTCCAAGAAAAATGAGCAGCTGCTTTCGAAGTGGCTTCCGAAAGGGCGTACCATGCTGAGCCTTGCAGTAGAAGCAGAGCAGGTATTAAAGGAAACGATTCGCCAAAATGAGCGAAAGAAGAGAACCCCTTCCTTAACGAATCGTTATGCTTACTTCTTTCCTCGTCTCTTTCTGACGACCAAAAAGGCTCCTGACTCAAATTATCTTCCTGCCCTAAAGGAAGGAACCCTTTATCCTGAATGGAAGGATGAGCTGGATTCAGAGTATGATGTGCTGAACAAGGCAATCAACAAGCAGGTAAATGTGCTTGATTATGGTGCTGTTGGTGATGGCAGAACCGATTGCACAAAAGCCTTCACCAAGGCAGTAGGAAATGGTCGAAGAATGGTTTTTGTCCCTGAGGGCACTTTTGTCGTAAAAGGGATTCGGCTTCCTTCCCTTACGTGCTTTATTGGAGAGGGACGAGGAAAGTCGATTATAAAGCTATCTGAGAAGGCTGGCATTTCTGCTACTCTTTTGACAAATGCCAATCCGATTAGAGGCAATCATCATATTCTGGTTCAAGGGTTGACCCTTGATTGGAATGCTGCCCGCCTGCCGGAAGGGCAAAAGACAAGTGCGGGAAATAACCGCTCCAGCTGTCTTACTTATGCACATGTCACATATGGATGGATTAGGGACGTGGAGGCAGTGAATGCGGGCCTTCATGCCTTTGATCTATCATCAAGCTTTTATACATATTTCGGAGACGGCACATGGTCACGAGGACCAAGCCGATTTATCTGGGTTGATCATGTGACAGGACATGGATTTGGGGATGATGGGGTGACGACCCATCATAGCAGCCATCTGCTCATCACGAACAGCCATATGTGCTTCCCAAGCGGGCGGGCCCATCAACAGGGATTCTCCAATTCAAACGGCTTTGAGGTGGATGACGGTTCGAATGATGTTTGGCTCATCCATAATTCATCCAGCCATTGCTTTGGCGGCGTGGAAATAAAAGCCCATGCCACAGCTTCTGCTGCAAGCAATGTTCATATTTATGGGCATTTGTCGGTTCATGATAATCGTTCCTTCAATTTCCGCCATATCGGTCATCATTTGCATACCGACCCAGATTCACTTTCAGCCTTTAATATCAGTGCAGTGAATCTTGTATCACTAGCGCCTGTCTATACCGATTTATACAAAGGTTCTGCCCCTCGCTGTTTGGTCGTCTCGGCATATCAAAATGTCGTCATCAATCAGCTGACAATGATTGGTGACCCTGACTATGATTATCAGGGCGAACCAGCTGCAGCCCTTCAATATAAATCAAGATTCATCACCCTGCGTCACATCTCAGCGCGCCACTTTAAATCAGCAGGGGCAGATATCAAAATTTTTGGAGGAAATCAGCCTGCAGACAATATCCAGCTTGAAGGGTTACAGTTTAACGATTCGGCTCCAATCGGCATCGACATCGGCCCTAATGTGAAGAATATCGCGATTTCCTCCCTTTTAGCCGCCAGGGAGAAGGGAGTTGCGGCTATCCGTGCTGCTGGACATTCAGTCCATTTATCTAACATTGAGACCACCGGCTATCAATCATCGATTAAATATGCCGGAAAAACCAATCATCTGTCATAA
- the lepB gene encoding signal peptidase I: MKKIMKSELFSWITALTIALIMAFGVRAYIFEPFIVEGASMQPTLNNNEKLLVNKVATYTGSVKSQDIIIINGDEDINYVKRVIGLPGDKVEMTNDKLLINGEAVEEPYIEEEREKAHAVNMNFTGDFGPIIVPAHKYFVLGDNRLNSMDSRNGLGLIDEDQVIGVSEYVVMPIKEARKTE; the protein is encoded by the coding sequence ATGAAAAAGATAATGAAATCTGAACTGTTCAGCTGGATTACAGCTTTAACAATCGCGCTCATCATGGCGTTTGGCGTTCGAGCCTACATATTTGAACCATTTATCGTAGAAGGGGCCTCTATGCAGCCCACATTAAATAACAATGAAAAGCTGCTCGTTAATAAAGTTGCTACTTATACTGGGTCTGTCAAAAGCCAAGATATCATCATTATTAATGGAGATGAGGACATCAACTATGTCAAGCGTGTCATCGGCCTTCCAGGTGATAAAGTCGAAATGACCAATGACAAACTATTAATCAATGGCGAAGCAGTCGAGGAACCCTATATTGAAGAGGAACGCGAAAAAGCTCATGCTGTAAACATGAATTTTACTGGGGACTTCGGGCCAATCATTGTACCAGCCCATAAATACTTCGTCTTAGGCGATAACCGCTTGAACAGCATGGACAGCCGAAACGGACTGGGTTTGATTGATGAAGACCAAGTTATCGGTGTAAGCGAATATGTCGTTATGCCGATTAAGGAAGCACGTAAAACGGAATGA
- a CDS encoding aryl-sulfate sulfotransferase has product MKKYVTLIITSVFLIATFSIYYVHLALAKNDKTQLFIEHVDGDKGLLKDISVSGVYHLGNTSDFFTITERETTYASDLPFFKKIDDISRSPDNKHMDELRKKYPSFMRGKFYEGYFFEDDTQIIYAEVDYTNSYNGTLKDLRFSIDTLDKEQKQTNSYTIDVPKQKDIFQMEVFDVQYLYDEVRIITSNQQSNPNLTEVREYTISLKKNQITDEKIILTKNETTNDYYSTMSLTERNALQPSDIAMLQTVEEQTDDDGAITQSKSKMYIYHYKEAKLSELTMPAELQDPTDADLSYMYDEEYLYANRSIHDGDVLKGTVYKIDLKTGKIAKEINFTPNSRLQIDWINLNEDSIQLFGRDSDSSPAFAVYSLEEGKLLFEGRVTAKKSDKVNFTDLQYSLDTISGI; this is encoded by the coding sequence ATGAAGAAATATGTAACCTTAATCATCACATCCGTTTTCCTGATAGCCACCTTTTCTATTTATTATGTTCATTTAGCTCTCGCTAAGAATGACAAGACCCAGCTCTTCATTGAACATGTGGACGGAGACAAGGGATTATTAAAGGATATCAGTGTCAGCGGCGTCTATCATTTAGGAAATACGTCTGACTTCTTTACGATAACAGAACGGGAAACAACCTATGCTTCTGACCTTCCCTTTTTCAAAAAAATCGATGATATAAGTAGATCACCAGACAACAAGCACATGGATGAGTTAAGGAAGAAATACCCTTCCTTCATGCGAGGGAAGTTTTATGAAGGCTATTTTTTCGAGGATGATACTCAAATTATCTATGCGGAAGTTGATTACACCAATTCATATAATGGTACATTGAAGGACCTTCGCTTCTCAATCGATACGTTAGACAAAGAGCAGAAACAAACAAATTCATATACGATTGACGTACCGAAACAGAAAGATATCTTCCAAATGGAGGTTTTTGATGTTCAGTATCTCTATGACGAGGTACGTATTATCACATCTAACCAACAATCCAATCCTAATTTAACAGAGGTCCGCGAATATACGATTAGCTTAAAAAAGAATCAAATTACAGATGAAAAGATCATCCTCACAAAAAACGAGACAACAAATGATTATTACTCTACCATGTCCTTAACGGAACGAAATGCCCTCCAGCCTTCTGACATTGCCATGCTCCAAACGGTTGAAGAGCAGACTGATGATGATGGAGCAATCACACAATCAAAATCGAAAATGTATATCTATCATTATAAGGAGGCAAAGCTTTCAGAGTTAACAATGCCTGCCGAACTTCAGGATCCGACGGATGCTGATCTTTCATACATGTACGATGAAGAATATCTTTATGCAAACCGTTCAATACACGACGGAGATGTGCTAAAAGGAACAGTGTATAAAATCGATTTAAAAACCGGTAAAATAGCTAAAGAAATCAACTTCACTCCGAACAGCCGCCTTCAAATTGATTGGATTAACCTAAACGAGGATTCCATCCAATTATTTGGACGTGATTCGGATAGTTCCCCTGCCTTTGCCGTCTATTCTCTTGAGGAGGGAAAACTGCTGTTTGAAGGCAGGGTTACGGCAAAGAAATCAGATAAGGTGAACTTTACAGACCTTCAATACTCCCTTGACACTATTAGCGGTATTTAA
- a CDS encoding ABC transporter ATP-binding protein translates to MLEVKNVTKKFGRKRVLDGVSFTANKGEITCLIGINGVGKTTIMKAILGLTPINGGEIFIDGEKRTKATYEKLTFIPDALAMLPNLTIMQAMEFMADFYDSWNQDRADDLLQFFKLNEEDRISTLSKGNTAKVNLLLGLAQDADYVLMDEPFSGIDIFSREQIANVFTSHLIEDRGVIITTHEINDIEHLIDKVVVLNNGSVYKEFNAEDMRINEGKSVVDVLREVYIP, encoded by the coding sequence ATGCTAGAGGTTAAGAATGTGACGAAGAAATTCGGCAGGAAACGTGTATTAGATGGCGTGAGCTTCACAGCGAACAAAGGCGAAATCACCTGCCTGATTGGCATCAATGGGGTTGGAAAGACGACCATCATGAAAGCTATCCTTGGACTCACACCGATTAACGGGGGAGAGATCTTCATTGACGGAGAAAAACGGACGAAGGCTACATATGAAAAGCTGACCTTTATCCCAGACGCATTAGCCATGCTGCCGAACCTCACCATCATGCAGGCAATGGAGTTCATGGCTGATTTCTACGACAGCTGGAATCAAGACCGTGCCGATGACCTGCTGCAATTTTTCAAACTAAATGAGGAAGACCGTATATCCACCCTATCAAAAGGAAACACAGCCAAGGTAAATCTCCTTTTAGGTCTTGCCCAGGATGCCGATTATGTCCTAATGGATGAGCCGTTCTCCGGAATTGACATTTTCAGCCGTGAGCAAATCGCCAATGTCTTTACAAGCCATTTAATCGAAGACCGCGGTGTTATCATCACAACCCATGAAATCAATGATATTGAGCATCTGATTGACAAGGTAGTTGTGCTGAACAATGGTTCTGTCTATAAGGAATTTAATGCGGAGGACATGCGAATTAATGAAGGGAAATCTGTTGTGGACGTCCTAAGAGAGGTGTATATACCATGA
- a CDS encoding GntR family transcriptional regulator, whose product MSFLINNREPVYLQVVRYFKEQIATGELTAGQEIPSRRELASLLKINPNTAQKAYKEMEDHGLIYTERNFPSRITTDKKVLNGVREELIQEAVDAFILAIKPIQVPVDELVDIVKKNYLTEKK is encoded by the coding sequence ATGTCATTCCTCATTAATAATCGCGAACCCGTATACTTACAGGTTGTTCGTTATTTCAAAGAACAAATCGCCACAGGTGAATTGACTGCCGGACAGGAAATTCCATCCCGGCGTGAACTGGCCAGTTTACTCAAAATAAATCCGAACACAGCTCAAAAAGCCTATAAGGAAATGGAGGACCATGGATTGATTTATACGGAGCGCAATTTCCCAAGCCGCATTACGACAGACAAAAAAGTATTGAACGGTGTCCGCGAGGAATTGATTCAAGAGGCTGTCGATGCCTTCATCCTAGCCATCAAACCGATTCAAGTACCCGTTGATGAATTAGTTGATATCGTGAAAAAGAATTATCTAACCGAGAAAAAGTAA
- a CDS encoding patatin-like phospholipase family protein: MQNTGLVLEGGGMRGAFTAGVLRYLMDEDMYIPYTIGVSAGACNGSSYISRQLDRNYKVIIQYCRHPEYISFRRFLRNRELFGMDLIFDKMPNELVPFDMQTFCQSKDGFVVGTTDCETGEAVYFDKGTYSEDMLTILRASSSLPLFAPEVSFMGKFLLDGGIADPIPIKKSVRDGNKKNIVVLTKNTGYIARPSNLNWFAMRKYKNYTGLLRTIKNHHTIYNETVRYLEEEEEKGNIVIIRPMQKLDVSSIGRNRRKLEKLYHQGYAEAKKAYRKLKELL, encoded by the coding sequence ATGCAGAATACGGGTCTTGTATTAGAGGGCGGGGGGATGAGAGGGGCTTTCACGGCTGGTGTCTTGCGTTATTTGATGGACGAGGATATGTATATTCCGTACACGATTGGCGTTTCGGCGGGTGCCTGTAATGGGAGTTCCTACATTTCGCGTCAATTAGACCGGAATTATAAGGTGATTATTCAATACTGCCGTCATCCTGAATATATTTCCTTCAGGCGCTTTTTGCGAAATAGAGAATTATTCGGGATGGATTTAATCTTTGATAAGATGCCAAATGAGCTTGTGCCATTTGATATGCAGACCTTTTGCCAATCGAAAGATGGTTTTGTCGTCGGCACGACTGATTGCGAGACAGGAGAGGCCGTTTATTTTGACAAGGGTACGTATAGTGAGGATATGCTGACAATTCTCAGGGCCTCAAGTTCGCTGCCGTTGTTTGCTCCAGAGGTATCTTTTATGGGCAAGTTCCTGCTTGATGGGGGAATTGCTGACCCAATCCCGATCAAAAAATCAGTGAGGGATGGAAATAAAAAGAATATTGTGGTCTTAACGAAGAATACGGGGTACATAGCGAGACCATCGAACTTAAATTGGTTCGCTATGCGCAAATACAAAAATTATACGGGTCTGTTGCGTACAATCAAGAATCATCACACCATCTATAACGAGACAGTCCGTTACTTGGAGGAAGAAGAGGAGAAAGGGAATATCGTCATTATTCGTCCTATGCAAAAGCTTGATGTATCATCAATTGGACGGAATCGGCGAAAGCTTGAGAAGCTCTATCATCAGGGGTATGCGGAAGCAAAAAAAGCATATCGAAAATTGAAGGAACTATTATAA
- a CDS encoding M42 family metallopeptidase, translated as MKADGQEIFRYIKDLVSIPSPTGYTEEAIRYTEKFLNTYGIENRRTNKGALLATIKGQDDSKHRFLTAHVDTLGAMVKEIKPNGRLKLTMVGGFRWNACEGEYCKIHTADRTVYTGTILLTQTSVHVYQKMGDIKRDDDHMEVRIDAVTKSQADTKALGIEVGDFVSFEPRAELAGNGFLKSRHLDDKASVGILLYLIKQLKEENITLPYTTHFLISNNEEIGYGGNSNIPPETVEYLAVDMGAIGDGQTTDEYSVSICAKDSSGPYHYGLRQHLVELAKKHEVDYRIDIYPYYGSDASAAIRAGFDIVHGLIGPGIDASHAFERTHISSIEHTANLLWHYMQSELVI; from the coding sequence ATGAAAGCAGACGGACAAGAGATTTTTCGCTACATTAAAGACTTGGTCTCCATCCCAAGTCCTACCGGTTATACAGAAGAGGCCATTCGTTATACAGAGAAATTTCTGAATACATACGGAATTGAGAACAGGCGCACAAATAAAGGGGCCCTGCTTGCCACAATTAAGGGGCAGGATGACTCGAAGCACCGTTTCCTGACGGCTCATGTCGACACGTTAGGAGCAATGGTAAAGGAAATCAAGCCAAACGGACGCTTGAAACTAACTATGGTTGGCGGATTCCGCTGGAATGCCTGTGAAGGAGAATATTGCAAAATTCACACAGCAGATAGAACCGTTTATACCGGTACCATTCTATTGACGCAAACATCTGTCCACGTCTATCAAAAAATGGGTGATATTAAACGAGATGACGACCATATGGAAGTCCGCATTGATGCGGTCACTAAATCACAGGCAGACACGAAAGCGCTTGGCATCGAGGTCGGTGATTTTGTCTCCTTTGAGCCTCGCGCAGAGCTTGCGGGCAACGGCTTTTTGAAATCAAGGCACCTTGATGACAAGGCGAGTGTCGGCATTCTTCTCTACTTGATCAAGCAGCTTAAAGAGGAAAATATTACTCTTCCTTACACCACCCATTTCCTCATATCCAATAATGAAGAAATCGGCTATGGCGGCAACTCCAATATACCGCCAGAGACAGTGGAATATTTGGCTGTTGATATGGGAGCAATCGGAGACGGCCAGACAACGGATGAATACAGCGTCTCCATTTGCGCGAAAGACTCAAGCGGTCCGTATCATTATGGTCTGCGCCAGCACCTTGTCGAGCTCGCGAAAAAGCATGAGGTCGATTACCGCATTGATATCTATCCATATTACGGCTCAGACGCCTCCGCAGCAATCCGCGCTGGATTTGACATCGTCCACGGATTAATCGGTCCCGGTATCGATGCCTCCCATGCATTTGAACGAACTCATATCAGCTCAATTGAGCACACAGCTAATCTGCTTTGGCATTATATGCAGTCAGAGCTCGTTATTTAA
- a CDS encoding methionine biosynthesis PLP-dependent protein — translation MTTWKIETVLAQIGNRSETHTGTVNPPVYFSTAYRHEGIGQSTGYDYTRTGNPTREILEKAIAKLEGGDQGFAYSSGMAAIHALLTLFEPGDEILVSADLYGGTYRLFEKTWRKYGISFVQCQSYEDFSEAISERTKALFIETPTNPLMQEIDIRALGNLCDENRLLLIVDNTFYTPILQRPIELGADIVVHSGTKYLAGHNDVLAGLIVAKGDDICLKLDEYQNATGAVLSPFDSWLVMRGMKTLSLRMKQHEENAKKIAAFLEGREEIIDVLYPGSGGMISFRIQSEEWVNDFLKGLGVITFAESLGGVESLMTYPATQTHADIPEEVRIAGGVCNRLLRFSVGIEHADDLINDLKSALEAVTSKQVKA, via the coding sequence ATGACTACATGGAAGATTGAAACAGTATTAGCCCAAATCGGCAATCGCAGTGAAACACATACAGGCACGGTGAACCCGCCCGTGTATTTCTCAACGGCATACCGGCATGAAGGAATTGGACAATCGACAGGCTATGACTACACCCGGACAGGAAACCCGACAAGAGAGATTTTAGAGAAAGCAATCGCAAAGCTTGAAGGCGGTGACCAAGGGTTCGCCTACAGCTCTGGCATGGCGGCCATTCATGCTTTACTCACGCTGTTTGAACCGGGAGATGAGATTCTTGTCTCTGCTGACCTTTACGGAGGTACATATCGTTTGTTTGAGAAAACATGGAGGAAATATGGCATTTCCTTTGTCCAATGCCAGTCCTATGAAGATTTTTCCGAAGCCATTTCAGAACGAACAAAAGCCTTGTTTATCGAAACGCCAACCAATCCTTTAATGCAGGAAATCGATATCCGCGCACTTGGTAATCTGTGTGACGAGAATCGTCTATTACTGATTGTCGATAACACATTCTATACACCTATCCTGCAGCGGCCGATTGAGCTTGGCGCAGATATCGTTGTTCATAGCGGCACGAAATATTTAGCCGGCCATAATGATGTCCTGGCTGGACTAATCGTCGCAAAGGGTGACGATATTTGCCTGAAGCTAGATGAATATCAAAACGCGACAGGTGCTGTTCTCTCTCCTTTTGATTCCTGGCTAGTGATGAGAGGCATGAAAACACTTAGCCTCCGGATGAAGCAGCATGAAGAGAATGCCAAGAAAATTGCTGCCTTTCTAGAGGGAAGGGAAGAGATCATAGATGTCCTCTATCCAGGAAGCGGGGGGATGATTTCCTTCCGTATTCAGTCGGAGGAATGGGTCAATGACTTTCTGAAGGGCCTTGGCGTGATTACATTCGCTGAAAGCCTTGGTGGAGTGGAAAGCTTGATGACCTACCCGGCGACGCAAACCCATGCTGATATTCCAGAGGAAGTTAGGATTGCAGGCGGCGTCTGTAATAGGCTGCTCCGTTTCTCTGTCGGCATCGAGCATGCGGATGACCTCATTAATGATCTTAAAAGCGCTTTAGAAGCCGTCACCAGCAAACAAGTGAAGGCTTAA
- a CDS encoding cysteine hydrolase family protein, translating into MIRLKALINIDYTYDFVADEGRLTCGEPGQLIEDYIVSLTKDFIEREDYVVFAVDVHDEGDSYHPETRLFPPHNIRGTAGRDLFGNLQNVYNKNKGRENVLWIDKTRYSAFAGTDLDIKLRERGITELHLVGVCTDICVLHTAVDAYNKGYKIIIHKAGVASFNAAGHDWALAHFKHTLGADVL; encoded by the coding sequence GTGATCAGGTTGAAAGCGTTGATAAATATTGATTATACATATGATTTTGTGGCGGACGAAGGAAGATTGACTTGCGGTGAGCCAGGGCAACTTATTGAAGATTATATTGTTTCTTTAACGAAGGATTTTATCGAACGGGAAGACTATGTTGTATTTGCGGTTGACGTTCATGATGAGGGAGATTCCTATCACCCGGAGACTCGCTTATTCCCCCCTCATAATATTCGCGGTACGGCGGGAAGAGATTTATTTGGAAATCTGCAAAATGTGTATAATAAGAACAAGGGACGAGAAAATGTACTTTGGATTGACAAAACGCGCTATTCTGCCTTTGCAGGGACAGACCTTGATATTAAGCTTCGTGAAAGAGGAATTACAGAGCTGCACCTAGTTGGGGTTTGCACAGATATTTGTGTTCTTCATACAGCGGTAGATGCTTACAACAAAGGTTATAAGATCATCATCCATAAAGCAGGTGTAGCGAGCTTTAATGCGGCCGGCCATGATTGGGCGCTTGCCCATTTTAAGCATACGCTTGGAGCGGATGTTTTATAA